In Pelosinus sp. UFO1, one genomic interval encodes:
- a CDS encoding methyl-accepting chemotaxis protein codes for MKVKNIQTRLLLGLIPLILVVLIALSGVSYYLAKQSLLKSVDDTGRAVGTDYSNRVQADMEKMIVQLEDLASIQRIRAGTDKVQITEAMSEMQKRLGIFDVVAFISPDGSGVINTGQTASYNDREYFKKVVATKKAVVSDPLVSKVTGKLAVVLAVPVMNNGQLTGVLIGTFSMEKLSEMMKELKFLETGYGQVADDSGMVIAHPKQPDLVGKLNLLDKKINPELKLPQSDLDERLTNIFKVASKEGKQSRGVYSFVDGVERVAVATPINLPGDQRWVVIVAAPEVEATRQVDSLTKMMLLISVICLLIAVAAILFIAKQFVKPILVIRDECLLLAEGDLREREAKVSSEDEIGQLAKGFREMRTNLRELVTKVHSQSEQLAASSEELTASADQSAQAANQVAISITDVANGSQEQLTAANETSAVVEGMSASIEQISATTNEVAEQSSQTANKANEGNKAVNKAVIQMKQIEQTVQTSAQAVAELGERSKEIGQIVATISGIAGQTNLLALNAAIEAARAGEQGRGFAVVAEEVRKLAEQSQEATKQIASLISGIQGDTDKAVMAMDDGTREVKLGAEVVDAAGQAFQEIVIMVTQVSNQVREISSSIDQMAIGSQQIVESVNRIDSLSKKATEESQTVSAATEEQSASMEEIASSSQSLANLAMDLREAVTRFRV; via the coding sequence ATGAAAGTGAAAAATATCCAAACTCGTTTACTACTAGGTCTTATTCCTCTTATTTTAGTGGTGTTAATTGCGTTATCGGGTGTTAGTTACTATCTAGCCAAACAATCTCTATTAAAAAGTGTAGATGATACTGGGCGAGCGGTAGGTACTGATTATAGCAATCGAGTACAAGCAGATATGGAAAAGATGATTGTTCAATTAGAGGATTTAGCCAGTATTCAGCGTATTCGCGCAGGCACTGATAAAGTTCAGATTACAGAGGCCATGTCAGAGATGCAGAAACGCCTTGGAATTTTTGATGTCGTTGCTTTCATTTCACCTGATGGATCAGGGGTTATTAATACAGGACAAACAGCTTCTTACAATGATCGAGAATATTTTAAGAAAGTGGTAGCAACAAAGAAGGCTGTTGTATCAGATCCTCTCGTTTCAAAAGTTACAGGGAAATTGGCAGTTGTTTTAGCAGTACCTGTAATGAATAATGGTCAACTAACAGGAGTCTTAATTGGAACTTTTTCCATGGAAAAATTAAGTGAAATGATGAAAGAGCTAAAATTTTTAGAGACAGGTTACGGTCAGGTTGCAGATGATTCGGGTATGGTTATTGCTCATCCCAAACAGCCTGATCTTGTAGGGAAATTAAATCTGCTTGACAAGAAAATCAATCCAGAACTTAAGTTACCACAAAGTGATCTTGACGAACGTTTGACCAATATATTTAAGGTAGCATCTAAAGAGGGGAAACAGTCCAGAGGGGTATATAGCTTTGTTGATGGTGTAGAACGAGTTGCAGTAGCCACTCCAATTAACTTACCAGGTGACCAGCGTTGGGTTGTAATCGTAGCGGCGCCTGAAGTGGAAGCAACTCGTCAAGTCGATAGCCTAACAAAAATGATGCTATTGATTTCTGTAATATGTTTACTCATCGCAGTAGCTGCTATTTTGTTCATTGCGAAACAGTTTGTAAAACCAATTTTGGTCATACGTGACGAATGTCTACTATTAGCTGAAGGAGATTTGCGGGAGCGAGAAGCAAAAGTTTCTTCCGAAGACGAAATTGGGCAGCTAGCGAAGGGTTTTCGCGAGATGAGGACCAATCTGCGTGAGCTTGTCACAAAGGTACACTCTCAGTCCGAACAGTTGGCGGCTTCTAGTGAAGAGCTGACAGCCAGCGCCGATCAGTCGGCTCAAGCTGCCAATCAAGTTGCTATATCGATTACCGATGTGGCGAATGGTTCCCAGGAACAACTGACTGCCGCAAATGAAACCTCTGCAGTGGTGGAAGGGATGTCAGCAAGTATCGAGCAGATTTCCGCTACCACCAATGAAGTAGCTGAGCAATCCAGTCAAACAGCTAATAAAGCAAACGAAGGTAATAAGGCAGTAAATAAAGCGGTTATTCAAATGAAACAAATTGAACAGACGGTACAAACCTCTGCGCAAGCAGTAGCCGAATTAGGTGAACGATCTAAGGAAATTGGACAGATTGTAGCTACTATTTCCGGGATCGCTGGACAAACCAATTTATTGGCTCTTAATGCGGCGATTGAAGCAGCGCGGGCAGGTGAGCAAGGACGCGGCTTTGCTGTAGTAGCTGAGGAAGTTCGTAAATTGGCTGAACAGTCCCAAGAGGCAACAAAACAGATCGCCTCATTGATTAGTGGAATTCAGGGAGATACGGATAAAGCAGTAATGGCTATGGATGATGGTACTAGAGAAGTTAAGTTAGGCGCAGAAGTAGTGGATGCTGCTGGACAGGCATTTCAAGAGATTGTGATAATGGTTACACAAGTATCAAATCAAGTAAGGGAAATTTCTTCTTCCATTGATCAAATGGCAATTGGTAGTCAACAAATTGTAGAATCCGTAAACCGGATTGACAGCTTAAGTAAAAAGGCTACCGAAGAATCCCAGACCGTTTCTGCAGCTACTGAAGAACAATCAGCCTCTATGGAGGAAATTGCCTCTTCTAGCCAGAGCTTAGCAAATTTAGCTATGGATCTACGGGAAGCTGTTACTCGTTTCAGAGTATAA
- a CDS encoding sigma-54-dependent transcriptional regulator, protein MFNDKSNDLNHKLNRKDKVYLELRNLTQTVNFNEAKSLEKIGFETNHIAKQLTITRNNVSTALNTLLSEGKVIKILGKPVRYLDRICLESNTNIMIKNPIINSTDEFKKLIRKVPLFSKLEEETFSCNKNEIHNLIENHTKPKSDIFENIVGAGDDLKVQVKQARAAILYPPNGLHTLLIGPTGIGKTTFAEIMYRYAIEIGRLQTNAPYVIFNCADYAENLQLLVSHLFGNAKGAFTGADTEKKGLVDQANGGILFLDEVHRLPPEGQEMLFSLMDRGSYRRLGESENTRKANILIIAATTEDPKEAILGTLLRRIPVIIMFPSLAERSLKGRMTLICQFFREESVKVKIPVTVSKEVLKILLIYKCPGNIGQLKNDIQLMCANAFVEYVTEQHNYVHVKLSQLSPRLKEGFFTIDNKRQEIAKVFNLNDFESITFNGVNEDLNENLNNVLLYDEYKTEEDFYDLILESAQKFLEKGLSISEIRERINKQIQNRFQDSFAAGKDKSLLLEKEILSKIVTPEIVKIIEESLAESVDLIGLSFDTKVIYSLALHMETLIERLRLGQISIHPNIKKIYQEHQQEYAVAEKIKNKLEEKLFLTIPDDEVAFTAMLLYSLNIKKSDENIEVLVITHGYATATNMVQVAQTLLGYECIHALDMPLEEKVEVILEKAIEMVKKINKGRGVLLLVDMGSLTTFSEIISERTGIPTRTVKMVSTPMVIEAARKAMMPTISLDQLVESVNGMSPLIAGRIKVDNSPVEIGYSSIIYQERAIAMLEEILTFLNVKKASKLLCEVLEQILHACDGMIDESIKIKFLFHCSCMIERIIRNEPLPYNNFLQVQETKASLFRLIKSKFILIEEVFGINIPNTELAYIVEMIDTHINIISIMEN, encoded by the coding sequence TTGTTTAATGACAAAAGTAATGATCTAAATCATAAGTTAAATAGAAAAGATAAGGTGTATTTAGAATTAAGGAATCTCACCCAGACAGTTAATTTTAATGAAGCGAAATCGTTAGAGAAAATAGGCTTTGAAACAAATCATATAGCGAAACAGTTAACTATTACAAGGAATAATGTTAGTACAGCATTAAATACTCTTTTGTCTGAGGGGAAAGTCATTAAGATTTTAGGCAAACCTGTTCGTTACCTTGATAGAATCTGTCTAGAATCGAATACAAATATAATGATAAAAAATCCAATCATTAATAGCACTGATGAGTTTAAGAAGCTGATACGAAAAGTGCCCTTGTTTTCCAAGCTAGAAGAAGAAACTTTTTCTTGTAATAAGAATGAAATACATAATCTAATTGAAAATCATACAAAACCGAAGAGTGATATTTTTGAAAATATAGTTGGTGCTGGTGATGACTTAAAAGTACAGGTAAAGCAGGCGCGGGCCGCCATACTATATCCGCCCAATGGTCTACATACCTTGCTAATAGGCCCTACGGGAATTGGGAAAACTACGTTTGCTGAAATTATGTATCGGTACGCTATAGAGATAGGAAGATTGCAGACTAACGCTCCTTATGTGATATTTAATTGCGCTGATTATGCTGAAAATTTACAGCTTTTAGTATCACATCTTTTTGGCAATGCAAAAGGTGCTTTTACGGGTGCTGATACAGAAAAGAAAGGATTAGTTGATCAAGCAAACGGCGGAATACTTTTTCTCGATGAAGTACATCGCTTACCACCTGAAGGGCAGGAAATGCTATTTTCACTAATGGATCGAGGCAGCTATCGCCGGTTAGGAGAATCTGAAAATACACGAAAGGCAAATATACTTATTATTGCTGCGACGACAGAAGATCCAAAGGAAGCTATCCTTGGTACCCTTTTGCGAAGAATCCCGGTCATTATTATGTTTCCTAGTTTAGCTGAACGCTCATTGAAAGGGAGAATGACCCTTATTTGTCAGTTCTTTAGGGAAGAGTCCGTTAAAGTAAAGATACCGGTAACCGTATCAAAAGAAGTATTAAAAATACTGCTGATTTACAAATGTCCAGGGAATATAGGCCAATTAAAAAATGATATTCAGCTTATGTGTGCCAATGCATTTGTAGAATATGTCACGGAGCAACATAATTACGTACATGTAAAATTATCTCAGCTTTCTCCAAGATTAAAGGAAGGTTTTTTTACAATTGATAATAAAAGACAGGAGATAGCCAAAGTCTTTAATCTAAATGATTTTGAATCCATCACTTTTAATGGAGTCAATGAAGATTTAAATGAAAATCTAAATAATGTACTTCTTTATGATGAATATAAAACAGAAGAAGATTTTTATGATTTAATTCTAGAAAGTGCCCAAAAGTTTTTAGAAAAAGGTCTTTCAATCAGCGAGATTAGAGAAAGGATAAATAAACAAATCCAAAATCGATTTCAGGATTCTTTTGCTGCCGGAAAGGACAAAAGTTTACTGTTAGAGAAAGAAATTCTCTCTAAAATTGTAACTCCAGAAATCGTAAAGATTATTGAAGAATCCTTGGCTGAATCAGTAGACTTAATAGGATTGTCTTTTGACACTAAGGTGATATATAGTCTTGCTTTACACATGGAAACTTTAATTGAACGGTTACGTTTAGGGCAGATTTCCATACATCCCAATATTAAAAAAATTTACCAAGAACATCAACAGGAATATGCCGTTGCAGAAAAGATAAAGAATAAGCTGGAAGAAAAATTGTTCCTGACTATTCCTGATGATGAAGTAGCCTTTACTGCCATGTTGTTATACTCCTTAAATATAAAGAAAAGTGATGAAAATATTGAGGTATTAGTTATCACTCATGGCTATGCTACAGCTACGAATATGGTTCAAGTTGCTCAAACTCTCTTAGGTTATGAGTGTATTCACGCCTTAGACATGCCTTTAGAAGAAAAGGTAGAAGTGATATTGGAAAAGGCAATTGAAATGGTCAAAAAAATCAATAAGGGGCGTGGTGTGCTATTATTAGTTGATATGGGATCCCTTACCACATTTTCCGAAATAATTTCTGAAAGAACTGGTATTCCTACTAGAACAGTTAAGATGGTTAGTACGCCTATGGTCATCGAGGCAGCTAGAAAGGCTATGATGCCTACGATAAGTCTTGATCAGTTAGTTGAAAGTGTAAACGGGATGAGTCCTTTAATTGCTGGAAGAATTAAAGTCGATAACTCACCAGTTGAAATTGGCTATTCATCTATCATCTACCAAGAACGGGCAATTGCCATGTTAGAGGAAATTCTCACCTTTTTAAATGTGAAAAAGGCATCAAAATTGCTATGCGAAGTGCTAGAGCAAATTTTACATGCCTGTGATGGTATGATAGATGAAAGTATTAAAATTAAGTTTTTATTTCATTGTTCCTGCATGATTGAAAGAATCATACGAAATGAACCCTTGCCATATAATAATTTCTTGCAGGTACAAGAAACCAAGGCGTCTTTGTTTAGGCTGATTAAATCGAAGTTCATCTTAATTGAGGAAGTGTTTGGAATCAATATTCCTAATACGGAGTTAGCCTATATTGTTGAAATGATCGATACTCATATTAATATAATATCCATAATGGAAAATTAA
- a CDS encoding PTS sugar transporter subunit IIA — protein MIGILLVTHEDFGEAALRTAELILGKQEEAFALGCHRGDSIEEFCENVKASIEKLDTGKGVLVFADLYGASPYNIAAKASNTSNSKFRCITGFSLPMVIEAFSMRETCELEELTDKCMETGPLGIKELFKEIEIFDAKNK, from the coding sequence ATGATTGGGATTTTGCTAGTAACCCATGAAGATTTCGGCGAAGCAGCTTTGAGAACTGCGGAACTAATTTTGGGAAAACAAGAAGAGGCTTTCGCATTAGGTTGCCATCGTGGGGATAGTATTGAAGAGTTTTGTGAGAATGTAAAAGCATCTATAGAAAAATTAGATACAGGAAAGGGCGTTTTGGTGTTTGCAGATTTGTATGGCGCAAGCCCTTATAATATTGCGGCCAAAGCGAGCAACACAAGTAACAGTAAATTTAGATGCATTACTGGTTTTAGTTTGCCAATGGTGATAGAAGCTTTTAGCATGAGAGAAACCTGTGAATTAGAGGAGTTAACGGATAAATGCATGGAGACGGGGCCTTTGGGGATAAAAGAACTTTTCAAAGAAATAGAAATATTTG